CGCGGATGTCCTCGGCGCTGTGCTCGGCGATCTCCTCCGGACTGCCTTTGAACGGGCTGCGGTAGGGGTCGGGGCAGGCCGCGTGGTGGACCTTGCCGACGCCTGGAAGCGGGAACTTCCAGGTGCTGTGCGAGGTGAGGCTCATCGGGGTCGCGGTGCCGCCGTGGTAGGCGTTGCGCACTGCGACGATGTCCTCGTTGCCGGTGTAGAGACGCGCCATCGCGATCGCCAGCTCGTTGGCCTCGCTCCCCGAGCTGGTGAAGTAGGTGACGTCCAGCCCCTCCGGCATCTTCGCCGCCAGCTTCCGGCCCAGCTCGGCGAAGTTGGGATGGGCGTAGATCGTGCTCGCGTGTTGCAGCCGGTCGATCTGGGCCTTGACCCGCTCGGTGATCTTCGGATGGCAGTGACCGCACGAGACGGTGGCGATGCCGGCCAGCAGGTCGAGGTAGCGCCGGCCCTTCTCGTCGAAGAGGTACTGCATGTGCCCGTCGACGATCAGCAGGGGCTCGCGATACAGCGTGAAGATCGCCGGGTGGCAGTAGCGTCGCCGGTCGGCCATGATCTCGTCCCGGCTCGGGCCCTCGTAGGGTGGCGGAGCGTAATCACAAGGCGGCATTTTGGGTAAGGTCATCGTGGTTTCCATGATCTTGAGTCCTCGCTTGCTGATGGTCTAGGACGATGACGGGAAGTCGAGGTTCGGCCCGGTGCGCACACCGCTCGGCCACCGCGACGTCATGGTCTTGACCCGGGTGAAGAAACGGACGCCCTCCGGGCCATAGATATTGTGACTGCCGAAGAGTGAGCGCTTCCAACCGCCGAAGCTGTGAAAGGCCAGCGGAACCG
The nucleotide sequence above comes from bacterium. Encoded proteins:
- a CDS encoding aminotransferase class III-fold pyridoxal phosphate-dependent enzyme gives rise to the protein MTLPKMPPCDYAPPPYEGPSRDEIMADRRRYCHPAIFTLYREPLLIVDGHMQYLFDEKGRRYLDLLAGIATVSCGHCHPKITERVKAQIDRLQHASTIYAHPNFAELGRKLAAKMPEGLDVTYFTSSGSEANELAIAMARLYTGNEDIVAVRNAYHGGTATPMSLTSHSTWKFPLPGVGKVHHAACPDPYRSPFKGSPEEIAEHSAEDIR